GCCCATGAAAACGGGGAAAAGTCAACGAATGTTGATGAAGCGTACTCGAAGATGCGAAAACAGGCGGACATCTGCGCACCATGGCGGTTCCCTCTGTCCAAGTTCAATCTAAATGCGCATTAAAATACAGACTCTAATTAATGAAGTAGTTAAATTCTTGCCTGATTTTTTTGAAAATTGCTCAAAAATAGCCAAAAAGTTGACTGCTGCGTTTAAATTTTAAAATGAAAAAATGTTCGTGATTTGCGGGTGGATAAAATATTTTGACCGGCCGAATCATTCCCCATCCCCCAAAATGGTGCAGACCACTTTCCTTTCTTTTCGTGGCCCGTCAAATTCACAGAAAAAAATCCCCTGCCATTGGGAAAGACCCAGAACCCCGTCGATTAAAGGGATGGTCTCCGATGGACCCACCAACCCGGCTTTGATATGGGCATCCCCATTATTGTCCTGCTGGTCATGAAGCCATACACCCGGGGGAACCAATTTTTTAAGACATTTAATCACATCGGTCGGAACGCTCTCGTCCCAATTCTCCTGAATCATAATCGCCGCCGTGGCCCCGTGGGCGTACAGTCCCAACAAGCCGTTCTGAATCCCGCTCGCTTTAACGATCGACCTCACCTTTTCCGTAATGTCCACCAGTTCATTATGGTGGTGGGTTTTCAATTGAATGATCTGCCGCATCTTTCCATTCCATTTTTTCCGGGTTATTTCTGAAGATTTTTACTTCACATTGGTCTTGAAGCGAAACGCACCCGTTGTGTTCCAAATGATCTTGAATTTTCACGACCAATTCTATGTTTCCAACTAATGCAATTGGAAAAATCCAACATCAGACGGAAATCCTGTTATAACTTCAAACTCACTTTATGGTCGGAATTCCTAAATCCTTACATATTTTCTTAGTAAGAAAGTCATTGATTTCACGATGGCGGGGTATCGTTGAAGTTTGGTGGGTCATTGGGTTTAAGTAAACGGAGTGTCTGCCTCCTTCCCTAACAAACACACAACCATGTTTGCTCAGAGGAGCCAGAAGTTCTTTTCTCTTCATTCAGACTCAGAGATTGACGGCGATGGGTTCCTTTACCACCTTTTGTCCGGACAGGCGTTTTTCAGAAAGTTTACGGTTTGTTTTGAGAATGAGGGCTAACGCTTCTTTAAGGTTCTTCCGGGCCTCTGCCAGAGTGCGGCCCTGAGTATTGACACCCGGAACTTCTTCAACATACCCAATATACCATTTTCCATGCTTCTCAAACACCGCAGTGAACTCACCTTTCATTCGTAATCCCCTCTATTGGAATTTAATATATCATGACACCGCTTAAGGTACAAGAAGCATTAAGTGGTCGGTAATCCTATGACTCATGTGAATCCCTCTTTTCCCGGACAAAGGCATTGGGTCCAACTCAGCAGTCGAGTCCAGCCCACTTGGGTTGTTCGCGGTAAGATAAGGAATGATAGGGACAAGGATTCGCAAATGAGTGATTGCAGGAAGCAACCTTCAACTCACAATCCGCATTCATCTAATTTCCAGGCGTGCCGCTAATTCGAATTCGCCCGGGCTGAATAACCACAAAACACCCAGGAAGTTTTGCTCCCCGCTGTTTCACTAGCGTGACAACCTCTTTAGCAATCTTAAGACGAGCTGAAGGCTGGTATCGGAGAAAAATCACACCATGTGTGTCCTTACCATGGGCAAACACAAGTTGGCCGAAGTCTTTATCTTCTGTAATGAGGATTCTTTCTTGTTGAGAGGCAAAATTGAGTATTTGAGCATCATCTGCTCGGGGGGAAATTTCGGAAACGGCCAAGACATCATGGCCTGCGTTTCGGAGAGCTCGAACCACCGCAAAGTCGCAGCTTTCGTCCGCAAGAAAACGCACAATTTATTTCCTGATCGACCTCTTCGTTGATTCCAAAATCACCGTCTCTTCGTGGGCCAAAGTATCCGCCGCGTATCCAATTGCAGCCTGAATATCCTCGCGTGTGAGTCTGGGATAAGCATCAAGAAGATCTGTTAGGGTGGCTCCCTCGCTGAGCTTTCGTAGAATCAACTCCACCGTAATCCGTGTTCCCCGAATGACGGGCTTTCCCATCATCACCTTAGGATTAACCTCGATTCGATCTGTGATGGTCATGCAAACCTCCGAAAAACTCTTTAATCGTAATGCTTTTAGAATACATTCTCATAAGGGTATTTGCAAGCCATTATCCTCCAAATACATTTAAGCACTTTCCAATGGCGCGCGCAGGGCAAGAGTTAGGGCGGTGTTGAGAAAATAAATCTGTCCCCGGATTAAGAAGCGACCGTGATATATCCCACAGACGTGGAAGGTTTAGGAACAGGCAGGTTGTCTTCTCTAAGTCCTTCAATGTGAAGCATGATTGCCTTCTTCATTCTCTTCATGGTTTCTGCTGGCGTCCGTCCTGTTGGGATTTCAAGAAAACCAAGTACGGACAGCATAGCTGAAAGATAAGCTCGACCCGCCCCCCCCAGCCCAAAGGTCCATGTTCCATACTTTTCCTTTCCCGAACAGAGGATAGGATTCAACAAAGCAAGAAGGCAGGTACAGAATGGTACAGTCCCGGCAATTTTTCTATGATTACGACGATCCACAGAAGGAAATTTGATCTGATATCGGATGCGCTAAGACTGGTACTCTAGTTCAGAAAGGTGCCTTCAACCAATTTCGGCGTTCGAGGCGCAAAAGTCGGGCAGGTGTTGAGAAAATAAGCTGGATTCAGGGTCAACGATAAACGTCCCTGCGGTGCCGGACACCCAGGATGCTGACAACGCCGGCCTTGCGATCCACGGTGTAGACAATTCGGTAATCCCCTTGACGCACGCGATAGAGATTCTCTTCACCGACCAGTTTTTTAACGCTCACAGGGTGCGGCTGGTGGGCCAACGATTGAATGGTTTTGTCGATTCTGACGAGATCTTTTTTGGGGATTCGGTCCAGATCCTTGAGCACCCGCTTTTCATAGCGGAGGACATACCTCATTTTTTTCCGAGGCGTCGTCGGATATAGCGGTCGTATTCCTCTCGCGAGATGAACTCGGCATCGGCCAATCGCTCATGGGCCATCGCAATGTCCTTGATCTCTTCCTCCATCTCACCCAATTTATCCTGAAGCGCACTTTTCACAAAATGGCTCATCTTTAGCCCATGCTCCAGGCAGAAACGATTCATGCGATCTTTGAGTTCCTTTGGAATTCGGGCCCCGAGGGCCACTTTCCCTTCTTTTACCTTGGCCTTCATCTCATTCTCTTCCGCTTAGAATCAAACGATATCACATGATATCATTTGGTGTCAAGTATATCCAGGACAATAAACTCATTCATACCCCCTTTAGGCTTACCCGCCGCGTTTATTCTCATTTCGACAGAGTCCCCCAACTCATGTCACGCACCTGGAAAGAACCGGGCAGGTGTTGAGAAAATAAATCTGTCCCCGGATTAAGAAGCGACCGTGATATATCCCACAGACGTGGAAGGTTTAGGAACAGGCAGGTGGTCTTCTCTAAGTCCTTCAATGTGAAGAATGATTGCCTTCTTCATTCTCTTCATGGTTTCTGCTGGCGTCCGTCCTGTTGCAACACAACCGGGAATATCCGGACTATAGGCTGAGTAATTCCCTTTAGCTTTTTCGATGACGATAGGGTACTTCATCATTTTCTCTCCTTCAACCCGGCTTGTTTTAAGATGCTGTTTTTTGTAAAAGTGTTTCGACAGCCTGTTTCAACTTAGGCAATCGATTTTCGATCACATCCCAGACAATGGGCAAATCCACACCAAGGTAATCGTGGATAAGTACATCCCTCATTCCTGCAATTTTCCCCCATTCTATTTCCGGATGCTGGGTACGTAGAGCGGAGGAGAGCCTCTTTACCGCTTCGCCGATAATTTCGAGATTTCGCAGGACAGCATCCTGAATGATGCGTTGACGGAAAAATGCCTCGCGGCCTCCTGTTGTATAGGATTGGATTTGCAGAATGGCGTCAAGGATGTGCTGAAGGTAGACACACGGTCATCTTTCATAGAGGTACCGCATCGTGGAGAATCCGTTCCCGGAGGTAGGGGCTTAAGGCTCTTTCAGTAACAATATCGACCTTCCGAGCCAGCAACGTCTCCAATTCCTGCTTAAGGCCGATCAGATCAAGGAGATCCCTTCCGGGTTCAAATTCCACGAGCAGGTCCAGGTCACTTTTCTCAGTGGCCTTGCCATGAGCAAAAGAACCAAAGACCTTCAACCGCACCGCACCATTTTTACGCGCGATACGGTGTATCTCTTCTGCTTTCTCTCGTAGGAGATTGTTAGTATCCATGGTTACTCCTTGTTATTGTTTACTTTATCAGGAGACAGATTACCTTGCAAGAACTATCCTGGCACACCTCACCTCCAGGGTAGGTCTTCCAAATAATCTATATATAATCTTATGAAAGATAAGCTCGACCCGACCCCCCAGCCCGAAGGTTGATGTTCCAGGTAAGAAATCCTGGGATCAGAGAAATCTCAAATCCCATGGAGACCATTCTGAAACAAAGTCTTAACATCCGAGCTAGGGCGGTGCCCATTGCTCTCGAAACTCGATTCAACAGCCAGGTCAATCGGTTAGTTCTATTGTTCATAGAAATCCCTCCTTTCCCGGACTGAGGAATCGGGTCCGACTCGGGGGTCGAATCCAGCCCACTTCTTATTTATTTCATTTTGCTTGTTTACTCCAGTTGTTTTCGGTTAATTATGACCCTATCAACTTTTGAGGACCTGCTGATTATCAATTGAAAACATAATTTGGTTTATAAGCATCATGATACACTCGATTTCATAAACCGGTCTATCGCGTAAATTATGCATTTCATCGTTGCGTGCCCAGGCATATAAACCCTTTGCAATATCGCGAAAACCCCCTTGCTTATCCTTTTCCGTGTGCACACGAATAAGCCCTGAGTTATTATCAAATAATTTCTGCATTAGATTTATACCGTCGATTTGGGAACCTTCAAGTAGTGGGAAACGACGTTTAGCAAGTTCACGGATTATTACAAAACCTTTCCGAATTACCGAATCAAATTCCCCAACGGCAATGAGATCTCCACACTCTTCTCTGAATCTCGGGTGAATAGATGGATTGGCCATTATATGATTTTTAAACTCATTCCGAATAATCGGTATATCAAACTCAACAATATCTCTAAGGTTATGAGGTACAAGCTTATGCCTGTCTGTACCGATATACCTCTTAACAAACCACAAATGACGATTGAAAGCTTCAACTCTTTCAATCACAGTTTTATTTTGTGGAAAGTATTTAATTATTGGCAAAAAGGTCTTTTCCAATAGATCTATCTTAGGTATTGCATCATTGAATCGTTTCTTGCGCCTCTTTGTAATATTTAAAAGCTCTTTTGCCAAGCCCCAACTATGTTCTAACGCGTCAAGTACTATGATTTCTGTATAAGTCATTGCAGGCTCCCAAAGGTATGGCTATCCCAAAAGTGTCTCTCTTAATCTACTAAATTTATTAATTTCGAGACTGGTCACATTACTAATTCCCCACTAAAGGCCTTTTGCATCATGGATTGGAAGAGGGTTTCCAATTCCTGTTCGCTCTGGCGCTGTGTTTCGCGGAGGGTTTCGATCTTTTCCATCATGGAAGCGAATTTTCGTTGTTCGGAAAGTGGAGGAACCAGTATTTTTAAATCAAGAATATCATTGTCGCTCACAGCAGGATAACTGGCACCCTTTGCAATTTTCGATAATTTCTGAACAAAGAGATTGCTCTTACAAATTTCAGATAAATACTCCTTCACCGCGGCCTTTTTGTTCACACGAAGCACACAAAAGCCCGTGGACCCTATTGGGTTGTTTAATCCTGCAGGAACAATCGCAACCGCATTTAAATTCGGCCGCACTGTTGAAACGAGTATATCTCCCTCCTGGATTATCTGTCTTGCTCTACTCGGTATTTCGTTGCCGGAAAGCCTGCTCAAACGTTTTACTCTCTTATGGACATTATCGATTGAAGATATGTCAACATAAGTGATTTCTTTGGTAGGAAATGAACTTGAACTAATGTTTTGAACCTTTTCCACAACGCTTCGGATTGTATCAACTCGCCACCCCTTTCGGTTCGTGACTAGCTCGCCGAACATTTGGAGGAAGGCGGCTTGGAGGAATTGGTCGGTGAGGCGGAGAGTTTCCCGGCGTTTGCGGCGGGCATGGTCTGCTTTTTCCAGAATGGCCGCGATTTCTTTTTGGGCCAATATCGGAGGGACAGGAACCTTTAAAGCTTTTAGTCGAGTTTGTGTAATTAGAGGTTGGGAGGTCCCTGATCTTAACAAATCAAAATTTACCGATCTTAAGTAGAACAGCAAATATTCCTGAGCAATTTGGGGATTTGGAGTAGCGATGAGTGCGTTATCAGTGATCCAGCTTTTGCCAGTGTAATAATTTATTGCGCCACAAGCGCCAACCCTACCAATGGTTATAACTGGCCCTTCATGGTTAAATTCATTTGTACGACCAATTTCTCCATTTGAACCTAATACAGGATATAGTCCATCTTTATTGAACCTCTGCTTCGGCAAAAATTCTCCACTCGAAAGAGACACTAATTCCTCTAAACGGGCAACATTCACTCCACCATCCCCCGAATATCTTTAATATCCTTGGCAATCTCTTCCTCCAACTTCAATATCCGGTCCATGATGACTTTGGGGTCTTCGTATTCCACTTCTTCATACTCAATCGGTTTGTAGCGGCTGATGGAGAGGTCGTGTTTGTTGGCGACGATTTCTTTTTTATCCACCCATAACCATTTTGGTTTGTTGGAGGTCGGAGGTTTGAGGTTGGAGGTTTTAGACAAGTGGTCTTTCACTGATTTCTCATCAGAAGTTGAACCCTTAATACTGTATCTCCGGTTCCACGAATCGATAATGTCCGGGATGTCGTTTTCTTTGATCCGATTGCGTTTGTCGTCCAGGCTGAACCCGTCGGCGTCCATGTCATAAAACCAGACCTTATCCGTCTCCCCGCCTTTGGTGAAAACCATCACCGCCGTGGAAACCCCTGCATAGGGTTTGAACACCCCCGAAGGCATGGAGATCACTCCTTCGAGCTGGCATTCTTCGATGATTTTTTTCCTCACGGCCTGATGGGCGTTGCTCGTTCCAAAGAGGACCCCTTCGGGAACGATGACCGCACACCGTCCCCCGTTGACCAAGAGCCGCATCATCTGGACCACAAAAAGCAGTTCGGTCTTGGTGGTCTTGACGATTCTCGTCAATGCCTCGTGGATATCTCCCTTGTCGATGCTTCCCTTGAACGGCGGATTGGCCAGGACGATATCGTATTTTTCGGACTCCTGATAACTTTTGGACAGGGTATCTTTATATTCAATATTGGGGTGCTCGATTCCATGCAATACCATGTTCATGCATGCGATCCGCAGCATGGTGGTATCGAAGTCGAACCCATAGAACGTTCTCCTTTGCAAAAAATCCCAAACCTTCTCATCGGTGATCCGGTCCGCGACCAAACCGTGCTCGGTCCCGTCCTCTTCCACTTTGATATTTTCGGGGCTGGTGTGCTCCCGGAGGATATGCTGATAGGCACCGATTAAGAACCCTCCCGTACCGCAGGCGGGATCGCAGACGGTCTGGCCCAGCTTGGGGTTAACGAGGGCCACCATCATTTTGATGATATGCCGGGGCGTTCGGAACTGTCCGTTCTTCCCGGAGGTCTGAAGTTCGGAGAGGAGATACTCATAGATATCCCCTTGGGTATCCATGTTCTGCTCCATAATCTTCAAACCGTCCAGAACCTCCACTGCTTCGACCAAGAGACTGGGTTTCGGAATGATAAAAACCGCGTCCTTCATCTGCTTGGCAAACGAGTGGGCCCCGTCCCCTTCCCCATTTCCCTTAAAATTCTGAATAAAGGGAAAGGCCTTATCCCCAACGTGCTTGAGCATCTCCCCCGCTTCAAAATGTTTCCAATGGGACCAGCGACAGTCCTCATGATCTTTGTAAATCGAAGTATAGGGTTTATTGAGCCATTCGGCATCGGCTTTCCGTTTCAGGTCCGCTTCATCCAAACGCTTCATGAAGATGAGATACGAAATCTGCTCAATGGCCGTTAAGGGGTTGGCGATTCCCCCGGACCAAAAAAGGTCCCAGAGTTTGTCGATTTTGGATTTTAGTTCTTCAGCGAGCATGTCACCCTTTCTATTAATAGGGTAAATCAATTTCGTATTACCCTATTTCTTCTATAAACTCAATAATTTCAGTTAGTTCAGAATTGCTGAACAGGCCCCGAATGCCTTTGGGATGTAAATTGGTAAAGGGCCGGTCAATCAGATTCTCCTTTTCGACCTTTCCCTGTTCCAGGATAAAGGTCTTCAAAATCTGCATAAATTGAATCTGATCGGCGGTATAGTCATTATGACGGGCGATGAACGTATCAAAGGACCGGGTAATCTGTTCCGTTCGGGTTTGAAGTTTTTGAAGCCCGAGAATGTGCCGGATGAAGTCGATAAACTTTGCCGTCCGGTTGTCATAGGCACTTTGTAAAAGCTCTTCCGTAATATAAGGATCTTCACTTCGAAGGGCTTCGGTAAGGGAGAAAATGTCATAATCATCCAACGCTTCACCCTGTTTGATTTTTTGAAGCACCTCATTTTCCGCCAGAAGAGTCTTGATTTTCTCTTCAACCTTCCTCCGGTATTCAGCCACGGTGGCCCGTTCCATTTCCGGACCAAAATCGACCCACTCCTTGACCAGCGTGATGTCTTCAAGGTCGAGCTTTTCTATTGCACGGCTTTCTTTTCTGCGATGCTTCATCAAACCCCGCAGCTTCAACCGTAAATCCTCCAGGCTCTTATCGAAAATCGCGCTCCAAAACGGCTCTCCATTTACTTTGCGAATGAAGCGCTCTTGTGATCTGACCTGATTTAAGGTCAGAGGCAGCTCCCCGATTCTTTTTACAATCCGTTCCCGGCTGCGTTTCAGTGTCTGCTCGTCCTGGTCAAGAAGGGCCGTCTGAGCGACTACGATGTCAATATCGAAGCGAAGGGCGTCGAAATCCTCGGAGGAACGGGTTCGCATCAAGGGAAGAATGCTTCTCCGCAAATGCTCGATCTCGCTTAAACCGGTATAATGCCAATAGGTCTCCTCCGCTACCATCGAAACGTCTTCGGCTTTTTCCTTCACATTCACCGTATTTTTCGGAAGGGCCGCGATATCCTCCCGAATGGCTTGGGTGATCTCCTTCAAAACCCTTTGATTTCCCACCGTCAAGGCGGCCGTGGCTTTATCCAACCGCACGCCAAAAAGTCGCTCGGGGACCGAAAGGGTCGGCGTGGGTTCTTTCCCCGGAGGGTCTATCTGAAAATAGGCGAAGTTTTTCCAATGATCGATGATCAGAAAATATTCTTTGTCTTTT
The Nitrospiria bacterium genome window above contains:
- a CDS encoding DUF5615 family PIN-like protein; this translates as MRFLADESCDFAVVRALRNAGHDVLAVSEISPRADDAQILNFASQQERILITEDKDFGQLVFAHGKDTHGVIFLRYQPSARLKIAKEVVTLVKQRGAKLPGCFVVIQPGRIRISGTPGN
- a CDS encoding type II toxin-antitoxin system RelE/ParE family toxin produces the protein MRYVLRYEKRVLKDLDRIPKKDLVRIDKTIQSLAHQPHPVSVKKLVGEENLYRVRQGDYRIVYTVDRKAGVVSILGVRHRRDVYR
- a CDS encoding type II toxin-antitoxin system HicB family antitoxin, with translation MDRRNHRKIAGTVPFCTCLLALLNPILCSGKEKYGTWTFGLGGAGRAYLSAMLSVLGFLEIPTGRTPAETMKRMKKAIMLHIEGLREDNLPVPKPSTSVGYITVAS
- a CDS encoding DUF433 domain-containing protein, whose amino-acid sequence is MTITDRIEVNPKVMMGKPVIRGTRITVELILRKLSEGATLTDLLDAYPRLTREDIQAAIGYAADTLAHEETVILESTKRSIRK
- a CDS encoding type II toxin-antitoxin system HicA family toxin translates to MKRKELLAPLSKHGCVFVREGGRHSVYLNPMTHQTSTIPRHREINDFLTKKICKDLGIPTIK
- a CDS encoding type II toxin-antitoxin system HicB family antitoxin; translation: MKGEFTAVFEKHGKWYIGYVEEVPGVNTQGRTLAEARKNLKEALALILKTNRKLSEKRLSGQKVVKEPIAVNL
- a CDS encoding restriction endonuclease subunit S, with protein sequence MNVARLEELVSLSSGEFLPKQRFNKDGLYPVLGSNGEIGRTNEFNHEGPVITIGRVGACGAINYYTGKSWITDNALIATPNPQIAQEYLLFYLRSVNFDLLRSGTSQPLITQTRLKALKVPVPPILAQKEIAAILEKADHARRKRRETLRLTDQFLQAAFLQMFGELVTNRKGWRVDTIRSVVEKVQNISSSSFPTKEITYVDISSIDNVHKRVKRLSRLSGNEIPSRARQIIQEGDILVSTVRPNLNAVAIVPAGLNNPIGSTGFCVLRVNKKAAVKEYLSEICKSNLFVQKLSKIAKGASYPAVSDNDILDLKILVPPLSEQRKFASMMEKIETLRETQRQSEQELETLFQSMMQKAFSGELVM
- a CDS encoding nucleotidyltransferase family protein; the encoded protein is MDTNNLLREKAEEIHRIARKNGAVRLKVFGSFAHGKATEKSDLDLLVEFEPGRDLLDLIGLKQELETLLARKVDIVTERALSPYLRERILHDAVPL
- a CDS encoding TIGR02391 family protein, with the protein product MTYTEIIVLDALEHSWGLAKELLNITKRRKKRFNDAIPKIDLLEKTFLPIIKYFPQNKTVIERVEAFNRHLWFVKRYIGTDRHKLVPHNLRDIVEFDIPIIRNEFKNHIMANPSIHPRFREECGDLIAVGEFDSVIRKGFVIIRELAKRRFPLLEGSQIDGINLMQKLFDNNSGLIRVHTEKDKQGGFRDIAKGLYAWARNDEMHNLRDRPVYEIECIMMLINQIMFSIDNQQVLKS
- a CDS encoding DUF86 domain-containing protein, producing MLDAILQIQSYTTGGREAFFRQRIIQDAVLRNLEIIGEAVKRLSSALRTQHPEIEWGKIAGMRDVLIHDYLGVDLPIVWDVIENRLPKLKQAVETLLQKTAS
- a CDS encoding type II toxin-antitoxin system HicB family antitoxin, with the protein product MKYPIVIEKAKGNYSAYSPDIPGCVATGRTPAETMKRMKKAIILHIEGLREDHLPVPKPSTSVGYITVAS
- a CDS encoding class I SAM-dependent DNA methyltransferase: MLAEELKSKIDKLWDLFWSGGIANPLTAIEQISYLIFMKRLDEADLKRKADAEWLNKPYTSIYKDHEDCRWSHWKHFEAGEMLKHVGDKAFPFIQNFKGNGEGDGAHSFAKQMKDAVFIIPKPSLLVEAVEVLDGLKIMEQNMDTQGDIYEYLLSELQTSGKNGQFRTPRHIIKMMVALVNPKLGQTVCDPACGTGGFLIGAYQHILREHTSPENIKVEEDGTEHGLVADRITDEKVWDFLQRRTFYGFDFDTTMLRIACMNMVLHGIEHPNIEYKDTLSKSYQESEKYDIVLANPPFKGSIDKGDIHEALTRIVKTTKTELLFVVQMMRLLVNGGRCAVIVPEGVLFGTSNAHQAVRKKIIEECQLEGVISMPSGVFKPYAGVSTAVMVFTKGGETDKVWFYDMDADGFSLDDKRNRIKENDIPDIIDSWNRRYSIKGSTSDEKSVKDHLSKTSNLKPPTSNKPKWLWVDKKEIVANKHDLSISRYKPIEYEEVEYEDPKVIMDRILKLEEEIAKDIKDIRGMVE
- a CDS encoding secondary thiamine-phosphate synthase enzyme YjbQ, whose translation is MRQIIQLKTHHHNELVDITEKVRSIVKASGIQNGLLGLYAHGATAAIMIQENWDESVPTDVIKCLKKLVPPGVWLHDQQDNNGDAHIKAGLVGPSETIPLIDGVLGLSQWQGIFFCEFDGPRKERKVVCTILGDGE